One Pseudomonas lalucatii genomic window carries:
- a CDS encoding mechanosensitive ion channel family protein — translation MLLDNLDARIEQAADKVAEVLFQPETYTQVGIVLAIYAVAWLIANRIRRYAPILDARYEAAAVHPVRKFVSKLGALIFPLVAILMLRVSVEVSENLLDQGWLVQAALTISILLIFYSIIRNFIRNKFLAVAFRWLGIPLLFLHLVGLLDGLIAILESISVNLGNIEISVYGIARVAIFGSILFWLGRVSSRTGRDFISHQENLDVRTREVAAKLFEVAIFFFIFLLLLQIMGINLTTLAVFGGALGVGLGFGLQAIASNFISGIIILMDRSVSIGDYVELEDGRTGIVRELNMRSTTLETFDGKDIVVPNEKFIAEIFTNWTHKDKSQRYRVDFSVSYNSDVRKLVEIIKQVVASHPQVFSGEDVPFEERPDCEIDSFGDSGINMFVEFWMEGVDDGKNRVGGDLLLMILEALQEHGFEIPFPQREVRILEKQAPARGKRGA, via the coding sequence ATGCTATTGGATAATCTCGACGCGCGAATCGAGCAGGCTGCCGACAAGGTGGCTGAGGTGCTGTTCCAGCCGGAGACCTATACCCAGGTCGGCATCGTCCTGGCGATTTACGCCGTCGCCTGGCTTATCGCCAATCGCATCCGCAGGTATGCGCCCATCCTCGATGCCCGCTACGAGGCGGCGGCGGTGCATCCCGTGCGCAAGTTCGTCAGCAAGTTGGGCGCGCTGATCTTTCCGCTGGTCGCCATCCTGATGTTGCGGGTATCCGTCGAGGTGAGCGAGAACCTGTTGGATCAGGGCTGGCTGGTGCAGGCGGCGCTGACCATTTCCATCCTGCTGATCTTCTACTCGATCATCCGTAATTTCATCCGCAACAAGTTCCTCGCCGTGGCCTTCAGGTGGCTGGGCATTCCGCTGTTGTTCCTGCACCTGGTCGGTCTGCTGGACGGCTTGATCGCGATACTCGAATCCATCTCGGTCAACCTCGGCAATATCGAGATTTCGGTCTACGGCATCGCCCGGGTCGCCATCTTCGGTTCGATCCTGTTCTGGCTCGGCCGTGTCAGCAGCCGGACCGGGCGCGATTTCATCTCCCACCAGGAGAACCTGGACGTGCGCACGCGGGAGGTGGCCGCGAAGCTGTTCGAGGTGGCGATCTTCTTCTTCATCTTCCTGCTGCTGCTGCAGATCATGGGCATCAACCTCACCACGCTCGCGGTGTTCGGCGGCGCGCTGGGCGTGGGCCTGGGCTTCGGCTTGCAGGCGATTGCCTCCAACTTCATTTCCGGGATCATCATCCTGATGGATCGCTCGGTGTCGATTGGCGACTATGTGGAGCTCGAGGACGGCCGCACCGGCATCGTGCGCGAGCTGAACATGCGCTCGACGACGCTGGAAACCTTCGACGGCAAGGACATCGTGGTGCCGAACGAGAAGTTCATCGCCGAGATCTTCACCAACTGGACGCACAAGGACAAAAGCCAGCGCTATCGCGTGGACTTTTCGGTTTCCTATAACTCCGATGTCAGGAAGCTGGTGGAGATCATCAAGCAGGTGGTGGCCAGCCACCCGCAGGTATTCAGCGGCGAGGACGTGCCGTTCGAGGAGCGTCCCGACTGCGAGATCGACAGCTTCGGCGACTCCGGCATCAACATGTTCGTGGAGTTCTGGATGGAAGGGGTGGACGACGGCAAGAACCGCGTAGGTGGCGACCTGCTGCTGATGATCCTGGAGGCCCTGCAGGAACACGGCTTCGAAATACCCTTCCCGCAGCGGGAGGTGCGCATCCTCGAGAAGCAGGCACCGGCCAGGGGCAAGCGGGGCGCCTGA
- a CDS encoding DUF3422 domain-containing protein, with protein sequence MHPLRESLHEELHARPSIYFDGPAHVYHFALLDHGQSLEGIVRRLDELADNPGRGVQRHGLLRIAGHPFKWERHSEFLSLTWVVPLQPGDSRWAELPQPLRGLLDAHRELIINALVILVENQQDAAQAPAGYGFKDPAGSHIGGGDATVWSDFRLSAQGFNRLLLVNRGLNAYRLGRMIRRLVEIETYRMLASLGLPAAQELDTTLQELDRELIRIAEGNACADSAQAKALLDGLTALSARLMRCSASNRPRFSATAAYAQIVFERIAELRESHVGEHQRLGVFLERRFKPSVRYCAATEQRLDRLAAGIANLGELLQAKAQVEVEEQNSKILASLNARTHTQLKIQKAVEGFSLIAISYYLIGLLKMTLEGLGALGSPLSGKVLFALLAPLFLLTLVLLARRLKQAARH encoded by the coding sequence ATGCACCCGCTGAGAGAGAGCCTGCACGAAGAGCTGCACGCGCGGCCGTCGATCTACTTCGACGGCCCGGCCCACGTCTACCACTTCGCCCTGCTGGACCACGGCCAGTCGCTGGAGGGCATCGTCCGCCGCCTCGACGAGCTGGCCGACAACCCCGGCCGCGGCGTGCAGCGCCACGGCCTGCTGCGCATCGCCGGCCACCCCTTCAAGTGGGAGCGCCACAGCGAGTTCCTCTCGCTGACCTGGGTGGTGCCGCTGCAGCCCGGCGACAGCCGCTGGGCCGAGTTGCCGCAACCGCTGCGCGGCCTGCTCGACGCCCACCGCGAGCTGATCATCAACGCCCTGGTGATCCTCGTGGAAAACCAGCAGGACGCCGCCCAGGCCCCGGCCGGCTACGGCTTCAAGGACCCGGCCGGCTCCCACATCGGCGGCGGCGACGCCACGGTGTGGAGCGACTTCCGCCTCTCGGCCCAGGGCTTCAACCGCCTGCTGCTGGTCAACCGCGGCCTCAACGCCTACCGCCTGGGGCGCATGATCCGCCGCCTGGTGGAGATCGAGACCTACCGCATGCTGGCCTCCCTGGGCCTGCCGGCGGCCCAGGAACTCGACACCACCCTGCAGGAGCTGGACCGCGAGCTGATCCGCATCGCCGAGGGCAACGCCTGCGCCGACAGCGCCCAGGCCAAGGCCCTGCTCGATGGCCTCACCGCCCTGTCGGCGCGGCTGATGCGCTGCTCGGCGAGCAACCGGCCGCGCTTCAGCGCCACCGCCGCCTATGCGCAGATCGTCTTCGAGCGCATCGCCGAACTGCGCGAGAGCCACGTCGGCGAGCATCAGCGCCTCGGCGTGTTTCTCGAGCGACGCTTCAAACCCAGCGTGCGCTACTGCGCCGCCACCGAACAGCGCCTCGACCGCCTGGCCGCCGGCATCGCCAACCTCGGCGAACTGCTGCAGGCCAAGGCCCAGGTGGAAGTGGAGGAGCAGAACTCGAAGATCCTCGCAAGCCTCAACGCCCGCACCCACACCCAGCTGAAGATCCAGAAGGCGGTGGAGGGCTTCTCGCTGATCGCCATCAGCTACTACCTGATCGGCCTGCTGAAGATGACCCTGGAGGGCCTGGGGGCTTTGGGCTCGCCGCTGTCCGGCAAGGTGCTGTTCGCCCTGCTGGCGCCGCTGTTCCTGCTGACCCTGGTGCTGCTGGCGCGGCGCCTCAAGCAGGCGGCGCGGCACTAG
- a CDS encoding FAD-binding and (Fe-S)-binding domain-containing protein — protein MIARLPPPAPPAARYREFLEALVAAGFQGEIAVDHATRTVLATDNSIYQRLPQAAVFPRDAADVQRLARLAGEARFRQVTLTPRGGGTGTNGQSLSDGLLVDLSRHMNRILEIDVAGRWARVQAGVVKDQLNAALRPHGLFFAPELSTSSRATLGGMINTDASGQGSCTYGKTRDHVLELHSLLLGGEALHSRALDAAELAAACARGDRVGAVYRCARAIADEQAALIAARFPPLNRCLTGYDLAHLREADGRFNLNSLLCGAEGSLGLVVEAKLNLLPIPRHSLLLNVRYASFMDALGDARALMARAPLSIETVDSRVLQLAMQDIVWHGVAEYFPDDPQRPTLGINLIEFCGDDEDELAQRVAAFIEHLRIDRSVERLGHTLARGAAAVARVYAMRKRAVGLLGNVAGEARPQPFVEDCAVPPERLPAFIAEFRALLDGHGLAYGMFGHVDAGVLHVRPALDMKDAAQAALVRPLSDAVAALTRKYGGLLWGEHGKGLRSAYAPQFFGELYPALQALKAAFDPHNQLNPGKIATPLGADAHLLAVDEVPLRGEFDRQIDARIWRSYQGGLHCNGNGACYNHDPDDAMCPSWKATRRREQSPKGRAALIREWLRLQGEQGVDVLASAEAIRAGRGPGLWRRLRNSQGRSRDQADFSHEVYDAMAGCLACKSCAGQCPVKVDVPEFRARFLELYHGRYLRPAKDYLIGSLEFSLPYLARVPGLYNALLAARPVRHLLQRAGLVDSPPFSRLDLAPVLARWRVRTATPAALAALTAEQRRRSVVLVQDAFTRYFETPLLADWIELIGRLGYAVYLAPYAANGKPLQVQGFLGAFARVARRSAARLRALAEQGVPLVGLDPAMTLVYRQEYPKLLGAEACPNVALPQEWLARVLPATPAWAGDGGETYQLLDHCTEKSNAPAASALWAELFRRCGLGLEQPPSGCCGMAGTYGHERRNLATSRAIYRLSWAPRVQAGAGAGRLLASGYSCRSQVKRLDQQALAHPLQALLAQLRRFQAGQ, from the coding sequence ATGATCGCCCGCCTGCCGCCACCGGCACCGCCAGCCGCGCGCTATCGCGAGTTTCTCGAAGCCCTGGTGGCCGCCGGCTTCCAGGGTGAGATCGCCGTCGATCACGCCACCCGCACCGTGCTGGCCACCGACAACTCGATCTACCAGCGCCTGCCCCAGGCCGCGGTGTTCCCCCGCGACGCGGCGGACGTGCAACGCCTGGCGCGGCTGGCCGGCGAGGCGCGCTTTCGCCAGGTGACCCTGACCCCGCGCGGCGGCGGCACCGGCACCAACGGCCAGTCCCTGAGCGACGGCCTGCTGGTGGACCTGTCGCGGCATATGAATCGCATCCTCGAGATCGATGTCGCGGGGCGCTGGGCGCGGGTGCAGGCCGGGGTGGTCAAGGACCAGCTCAATGCCGCGCTCCGGCCCCACGGGCTGTTCTTCGCCCCGGAGCTGTCCACCTCCAGCCGCGCCACCCTGGGCGGCATGATCAACACCGACGCCAGCGGCCAGGGCAGCTGCACCTACGGCAAGACCCGCGACCACGTGCTGGAGCTGCACAGCCTGCTGCTCGGCGGCGAGGCCCTGCACAGCCGGGCGCTGGACGCCGCCGAGCTGGCCGCCGCGTGCGCCCGCGGCGACCGCGTCGGCGCCGTGTACCGCTGCGCCCGCGCCATCGCCGACGAGCAGGCCGCGCTGATCGCCGCGCGCTTCCCGCCGCTGAACCGCTGCCTGACCGGCTACGACCTGGCCCACCTGCGCGAGGCGGACGGCCGCTTCAACCTCAACAGCCTGCTGTGCGGCGCCGAGGGCTCCCTCGGCCTGGTGGTGGAGGCCAAGCTCAACCTGCTGCCGATTCCGCGCCACAGCCTGCTGCTCAACGTGCGCTACGCCAGCTTCATGGACGCCCTGGGCGATGCCCGGGCGCTGATGGCCCGGGCGCCGCTGTCGATCGAGACGGTGGACTCGCGGGTGCTGCAACTGGCCATGCAGGACATCGTCTGGCATGGCGTGGCCGAGTACTTTCCCGATGACCCGCAGCGCCCGACCCTGGGCATCAACCTGATCGAGTTCTGTGGCGACGACGAGGACGAGCTGGCGCAGCGGGTCGCGGCCTTCATCGAGCACCTGCGCATCGATCGCTCGGTCGAGCGCCTGGGCCATACCCTGGCCCGGGGCGCCGCGGCGGTGGCGCGGGTCTATGCCATGCGCAAGCGCGCCGTGGGCCTGCTCGGCAACGTGGCGGGGGAGGCGCGGCCGCAGCCCTTCGTCGAGGATTGCGCGGTGCCGCCCGAGCGGCTGCCGGCCTTCATCGCCGAGTTCCGCGCGCTGCTCGACGGCCATGGCCTGGCCTACGGCATGTTCGGCCACGTCGATGCCGGCGTGCTGCACGTGCGCCCGGCCCTGGACATGAAGGATGCCGCCCAGGCCGCCCTGGTGCGGCCGCTCAGCGATGCCGTGGCGGCGCTCACCCGCAAGTACGGCGGGCTGCTCTGGGGCGAGCACGGCAAGGGCCTGCGCTCGGCCTACGCGCCGCAGTTCTTCGGCGAGCTGTACCCGGCGCTGCAGGCGCTGAAGGCGGCGTTCGACCCGCACAACCAGCTCAATCCGGGCAAGATCGCCACGCCCCTGGGCGCCGACGCGCACCTGCTGGCAGTCGATGAGGTGCCGCTGCGCGGCGAGTTCGACCGGCAGATCGATGCGCGCATCTGGCGCAGCTACCAGGGCGGGCTGCACTGCAACGGCAACGGTGCCTGCTACAACCACGACCCCGACGACGCCATGTGCCCCTCGTGGAAGGCCACGCGCCGGCGCGAGCAGTCGCCCAAGGGCCGCGCCGCGCTGATCCGCGAATGGCTGCGCCTGCAGGGCGAGCAGGGCGTCGACGTGCTGGCCAGCGCCGAGGCCATCCGCGCCGGCCGGGGGCCTGGGCTGTGGCGGCGGCTGCGCAACAGCCAGGGGCGCAGCCGCGACCAGGCGGATTTCTCCCACGAGGTCTACGACGCCATGGCCGGCTGCCTGGCGTGCAAGTCCTGCGCCGGGCAGTGCCCGGTCAAGGTCGACGTGCCGGAGTTCCGCGCACGCTTTCTCGAGCTGTACCACGGCCGCTACCTGCGCCCGGCCAAGGACTACCTGATCGGCTCCCTGGAATTCAGCCTGCCGTACCTGGCCCGCGTGCCGGGCCTGTACAACGCGCTGCTGGCGGCGCGGCCCGTGCGCCACCTGCTGCAGCGCGCCGGGCTGGTCGACAGCCCGCCGTTCAGCCGCCTGGACCTCGCCCCGGTGCTGGCCCGCTGGCGGGTGCGCACGGCCACCCCGGCGGCGCTGGCGGCCCTGACCGCGGAGCAGCGTCGGCGCAGCGTGGTGCTGGTGCAGGACGCCTTCACCCGCTACTTCGAGACGCCGCTGCTGGCCGACTGGATCGAGCTGATCGGCCGCCTGGGCTACGCCGTCTACCTGGCGCCCTACGCCGCCAACGGCAAGCCGCTGCAGGTGCAGGGCTTTCTCGGCGCCTTCGCCAGGGTGGCCCGGCGCAGCGCCGCCCGGCTGCGCGCCCTGGCCGAGCAGGGCGTGCCCCTGGTCGGTCTGGACCCGGCCATGACCCTGGTCTACCGCCAGGAATACCCCAAGCTGCTCGGCGCCGAGGCCTGCCCGAACGTGGCCCTGCCCCAGGAATGGCTGGCCCGGGTGCTGCCCGCCACGCCGGCCTGGGCCGGCGACGGCGGCGAGACCTACCAGCTGCTCGACCACTGCACCGAGAAGAGCAACGCGCCGGCCGCCAGCGCCCTGTGGGCCGAGCTGTTCCGGCGTTGCGGCCTGGGCCTGGAGCAGCCGCCCAGCGGCTGCTGCGGCATGGCCGGCACCTATGGCCACGAGCGCCGCAACCTGGCCACGTCCCGGGCCATCTACCGGCTGTCCTGGGCGCCCCGGGTGCAGGCCGGGGCCGGGGCAGGGCGCCTGCTGGCCAGCGGCTATTCCTGCCGCAGCCAGGTCAAGCGCCTGGACCAGCAGGCGCTGGCCCACCCGCTGCAGGCGCTGCTGGCGCAACTGCGCCGCTTCCAGGCTGGCCAATAG
- a CDS encoding toll/interleukin-1 receptor domain-containing protein → MPIFISYSHENKEFVDKLAMQLVHRNVSVWLDRWELSIGDSIIDKVQEAVDGASALLVIMSKASISSEWCKRELSSGFLRELEEKRVVVMPVLLEDCDIPLFARGKLYADFRKNFDDGLRTVVEGVAKVTNPFLSRAKEPEYHVGWSIDWGDVNGLFAIILNFVEQAQNQPYTCLTNIEILASPIATIKYESTKKSQGEEHARAYIIKLINEHFQSQPELRPLLVTEREKVERLTVNGPDTGEEYLLRIGARRLGEDTGRDILVNTTKLILQSYRHMEAVLKQPQHRNKA, encoded by the coding sequence ATGCCAATCTTTATAAGCTATTCACATGAAAATAAAGAGTTCGTTGACAAACTTGCTATGCAACTCGTGCATAGAAATGTGAGCGTATGGCTTGACCGGTGGGAGCTAAGTATTGGCGACTCAATAATTGACAAGGTGCAAGAAGCTGTTGATGGCGCGAGCGCCTTGCTTGTAATTATGTCTAAGGCTTCAATCTCTTCAGAGTGGTGCAAAAGAGAGCTTTCATCAGGATTCCTAAGAGAGCTCGAAGAGAAAAGAGTAGTTGTAATGCCAGTTTTGCTAGAGGATTGCGACATACCACTCTTTGCAAGAGGGAAACTGTATGCAGATTTTAGAAAAAACTTTGACGATGGTTTAAGAACAGTAGTGGAAGGTGTCGCCAAAGTAACAAATCCATTTTTATCCCGAGCAAAAGAACCCGAGTACCATGTTGGCTGGTCAATCGACTGGGGAGATGTTAATGGGCTATTTGCAATAATTCTCAACTTTGTTGAGCAAGCCCAAAACCAGCCATACACATGCCTTACCAATATCGAAATACTAGCATCACCAATCGCCACCATTAAATATGAATCAACCAAGAAGTCGCAAGGCGAAGAGCATGCTAGAGCTTACATTATAAAATTAATAAACGAACATTTCCAAAGCCAGCCAGAACTTCGCCCGCTATTAGTAACAGAAAGAGAAAAAGTCGAACGATTGACCGTTAATGGGCCAGATACAGGCGAGGAATATCTCCTGCGAATTGGTGCTCGACGCCTTGGTGAGGATACTGGCAGAGATATATTGGTTAATACAACAAAACTTATTCTTCAATCATATCGGCACATGGAGGCGGTTCTAAAACAACCGCAACACCGAAATAAGGCATAA
- a CDS encoding DUF2834 domain-containing protein, giving the protein MRKAVLPLVVLLAFTAYTAFAMSQAEQSLIQFGMELMSSLDTAQVVIDLYILAALACIWMYQDNRARGKPIVAVAPYILITAIFVSVGPLLYLVMKCLSKDSSAGET; this is encoded by the coding sequence ATGAGAAAAGCAGTATTGCCATTGGTCGTGTTGCTGGCATTTACAGCCTACACGGCATTTGCGATGTCGCAGGCCGAGCAGTCGCTTATCCAGTTCGGCATGGAGCTGATGTCTAGCCTGGATACTGCGCAGGTTGTGATTGATCTCTACATCCTGGCCGCGCTTGCTTGCATTTGGATGTATCAAGATAACAGGGCGCGCGGCAAGCCAATTGTCGCCGTGGCTCCGTATATTCTGATTACTGCGATTTTCGTATCTGTTGGCCCGCTGCTCTATCTGGTCATGAAGTGTCTTTCGAAGGACTCCAGTGCGGGTGAAACATAA
- a CDS encoding LasR-specific antiactivator QslA, protein MNRPCTSHLPTHDGHRGAIIKWPVNCHEAFERGVASAQAWLSNDDSGWLWANLIIERDALPPGAQRRAFEIGFLSRVHQRLCSPFGGNHQARKTCLQL, encoded by the coding sequence ATGAATAGACCCTGCACCAGCCATCTGCCAACCCACGACGGCCATCGCGGCGCGATCATCAAGTGGCCGGTGAACTGCCACGAGGCCTTCGAGCGGGGCGTGGCCAGCGCCCAGGCCTGGTTGAGCAACGACGACAGCGGCTGGCTGTGGGCCAACCTGATCATCGAGCGCGACGCGCTGCCCCCTGGGGCGCAGCGCCGGGCGTTCGAGATCGGCTTCCTCAGCCGGGTACATCAGCGCCTGTGTTCGCCGTTCGGCGGCAATCACCAGGCCAGGAAGACCTGCCTGCAGCTGTAG
- a CDS encoding IS3 family transposase (programmed frameshift), with product MSKQRRTFSAEFKREAAALVLDQGYSHIEACRSLGVVDSALRRWVKQLQDERQGVTPKSKALTPEQQKIQELEARINRLEREKAIPKKGYRSLDVGRTRSYALIDQLSEQEPVEVVCSAFDVVRSCYYAHRLRRRRVDARRVALRSQVNQLFNQSRGSAGSRSILGMLREDGVTIGRFRVRRLMRELGLVSKQPGSHAYKQATVERPDIPNRLNREFAVQRPNQVWCGDITFVWAQGRWHYLAAVLDLHTRRAVGWAFSAKPDAELVIKALDMAYEQRGKPQQVMFHSDQGSQYASRLFRQRLWRYRMQQSMSRRGNCWDNSPMERLFRSLKSEWIPSTGYLTKQEAQRDISHYLMHRYNWIRPHQFNDGLPPAVAEEKLNPLSGMG from the exons ATGAGCAAACAACGACGTACGTTTTCCGCCGAGTTCAAGCGAGAGGCAGCTGCCTTGGTGCTGGATCAAGGCTACAGCCATATCGAGGCCTGCCGTTCGCTTGGGGTGGTGGACTCGGCACTACGCCGCTGGGTGAAGCAGCTCCAAGACGAGCGCCAGGGTGTTACCCCGAAGAGCAAGGCGCTGACGCCCGAGCAGCAGAAGATCCAGGAGCTTGAGGCCAGGATCAACCGGCTGGAGCGGGAGAAAGCGATCC CTAAAAAAGGCTACCGCTCTCTTGATGTCGGACGAACTCGATCGTACGCGCTGATAGACCAGTTGAGTGAGCAGGAGCCGGTGGAAGTGGTCTGTTCAGCTTTCGATGTGGTGCGGTCTTGTTACTACGCCCACCGCCTTCGACGTCGCCGTGTCGATGCGCGCCGCGTTGCGCTACGCAGCCAGGTCAACCAATTGTTCAACCAGAGTCGAGGCTCGGCCGGCAGTCGCAGCATCCTGGGCATGTTGCGCGAGGATGGCGTGACGATTGGCCGTTTTCGCGTGCGCCGGTTGATGCGTGAGCTGGGCCTGGTCAGCAAGCAGCCGGGATCGCACGCCTACAAGCAGGCCACGGTTGAGCGCCCGGATATCCCGAACCGACTGAACCGCGAGTTCGCTGTGCAGCGCCCCAATCAGGTGTGGTGTGGCGACATCACCTTCGTCTGGGCGCAAGGCCGCTGGCACTACCTGGCAGCGGTGCTCGATCTGCATACGAGGCGTGCAGTCGGCTGGGCGTTCTCCGCCAAACCGGATGCCGAACTGGTGATCAAGGCGCTCGACATGGCGTACGAGCAACGCGGCAAACCGCAGCAGGTAATGTTCCATTCAGATCAGGGCAGCCAATACGCCAGTCGCCTGTTTCGACAGCGGCTGTGGCGCTACCGGATGCAGCAGAGCATGAGCCGCCGAGGCAACTGCTGGGACAATTCGCCGATGGAGCGCCTGTTCCGTAGCCTGAAGTCAGAGTGGATTCCGTCGACTGGTTATCTGACGAAGCAAGAGGCTCAGCGGGACATCAGCCATTACCTGATGCACCGCTACAACTGGATCAGACCGCACCAATTCAACGACGGGCTACCGCCTGCGGTGGCCGAAGAAAAACTTAACCCACTGTCCGGGATGGGTTGA
- a CDS encoding VOC family protein, protein MSVQAAANPDALVSPDEIRAQFSRAMSAMYQAEVPLYGTLLALVGEVNRAALAREPQLAEQLRTTGEIGRLDMERHGAIRLGTAAELATMRRLFAVMGMQPVGYYDLASAGVPVHSTAFRATHEAALQHSPFRVFTSLLRLELIENVELRELARGILARRNIFTPRALQLIERAEAAGGLTAAEAEEFVQQALETFRWHREATVSAALYQQLSAQHKLIADVVAFKGPHINHLTPRTLDIDAVQAGMPGRGINPKAVIEGPPPRRCPILLRQTSFKALQEPVTFVEADGGGALGSHTARFGEIEQRGVALTPKGRALYDQLLEATRAIAGGAPNEEGAAAYMATLSQQFEAFPDDYPSLRRQQLAYFRYFVTEQGLAAKGRGELAANLEGLLAAGHVRCEPLVYEDFLPVSAAGIFQSNLGDNARDSYGQSANREAFEHDLGAPVLDELALYAETQQRSLAQCAEALGLAALA, encoded by the coding sequence ATGAGCGTTCAAGCTGCCGCTAACCCGGATGCGCTGGTTAGCCCCGATGAGATCCGCGCGCAGTTCTCCCGCGCCATGTCGGCCATGTACCAGGCCGAGGTGCCGTTGTACGGCACGTTGCTGGCGCTGGTCGGCGAGGTCAACCGCGCTGCCCTGGCGCGCGAACCGCAGCTGGCCGAGCAGCTGCGCACCACCGGGGAGATCGGCCGCCTGGACATGGAGCGCCACGGCGCCATCCGCCTGGGCACTGCCGCCGAGCTGGCCACCATGCGCCGCCTGTTCGCGGTGATGGGCATGCAGCCGGTGGGCTACTACGACCTGGCCAGCGCCGGGGTGCCGGTGCACTCCACGGCCTTTCGCGCCACCCACGAAGCGGCCTTGCAGCACAGCCCGTTCCGCGTGTTCACCTCGTTGTTGCGCCTGGAGCTGATCGAGAATGTCGAGCTGCGCGAGCTGGCCCGCGGCATTCTGGCGCGGCGCAACATCTTCACCCCGCGCGCCCTGCAGCTGATCGAGCGGGCCGAGGCGGCCGGCGGCCTGACTGCGGCCGAGGCCGAGGAGTTCGTCCAGCAGGCCCTGGAGACCTTCCGCTGGCACCGCGAGGCGACGGTGAGCGCCGCGCTGTACCAGCAGCTGAGCGCGCAGCACAAGCTGATCGCCGATGTGGTGGCGTTCAAGGGGCCGCACATCAACCACCTGACCCCGCGCACCCTGGATATCGACGCGGTGCAGGCCGGCATGCCGGGCCGCGGCATCAACCCCAAGGCGGTGATCGAGGGCCCGCCACCGCGGCGCTGCCCGATCCTGCTGCGCCAGACCAGTTTCAAGGCCCTGCAGGAGCCGGTGACCTTCGTCGAGGCGGACGGCGGCGGCGCGCTGGGCAGCCACACCGCGCGCTTCGGCGAGATCGAGCAGCGCGGCGTGGCCCTGACGCCCAAGGGCCGTGCCCTGTACGACCAGTTGCTCGAGGCCACCCGGGCAATCGCCGGCGGCGCGCCGAACGAGGAGGGCGCGGCGGCCTACATGGCCACCCTGAGCCAGCAGTTCGAGGCCTTCCCGGACGACTACCCCAGCCTGCGCCGGCAGCAGCTGGCCTACTTCCGCTACTTCGTCACCGAGCAGGGCCTGGCGGCCAAGGGGCGTGGCGAACTGGCGGCGAATCTGGAGGGGCTGCTGGCCGCCGGCCATGTGCGGTGCGAGCCTTTGGTGTACGAGGACTTCCTGCCGGTCAGCGCCGCCGGCATCTTCCAGTCCAATCTGGGCGACAACGCCCGCGACAGCTATGGCCAGAGCGCCAACCGCGAGGCCTTCGAGCACGACCTGGGCGCGCCGGTGCTGGACGAACTGGCGTTGTACGCCGAAACCCAGCAGCGCTCGCTGGCGCAATGCGCCGAGGCCCTGGGCCTGGCGGCGCTCGCCTGA
- a CDS encoding GFA family protein, whose amino-acid sequence MKQNLKGQCLCGNVKFELSDDFKAFYQCHCAQCQRLTGSAFASNIFTRPDNIEWTSGKADVSHYEHPTREFSKAFCRVCGSAVPFVNKSRTSLIVPAGSLLDKPSISPQANIFAAEEAHWLADGLKARRFEGFPE is encoded by the coding sequence ATGAAACAGAATCTAAAAGGCCAGTGCCTCTGCGGTAATGTGAAATTTGAGCTGTCCGATGATTTCAAGGCTTTTTACCAATGCCATTGCGCTCAATGCCAACGGCTCACGGGCAGCGCATTTGCGTCGAATATCTTTACTCGCCCCGACAACATCGAGTGGACATCGGGTAAAGCGGACGTTTCTCATTATGAGCACCCGACAAGAGAGTTTTCCAAAGCATTCTGCAGGGTTTGTGGCTCTGCTGTGCCATTTGTCAACAAGAGCAGGACGTCGCTGATCGTGCCTGCCGGTTCTTTGCTTGACAAGCCAAGCATTTCGCCGCAGGCAAACATCTTTGCCGCCGAGGAGGCGCATTGGTTGGCCGATGGTTTGAAGGCTCGCCGGTTTGAAGGCTTTCCCGAGTGA
- a CDS encoding transposase, with the protein MHLVQRGNNRSACFFAEEDYLFYLEHLADQARKHDCAIHAWCLMTNHVHLLLTPAKTESAGMLMKGLGQRYVQYINRTYRRSGTLWEGRFRSCLMQEESYVLACYRYIEMNPVRAGMVEHPAEYRWSSYRVNAQAEQSALIKRHSLYQALGEADGARAETYRELFRHQLDPGLVDQIRSVTNGNYALGSPRFAAEVERVLGRRVIRGKPGRPKQAAEAD; encoded by the coding sequence TTGCACCTGGTTCAGCGGGGGAACAATCGTTCGGCCTGTTTCTTCGCCGAGGAAGATTACTTGTTCTATTTGGAGCACCTTGCAGATCAAGCAAGAAAGCACGACTGCGCGATCCATGCTTGGTGTCTGATGACCAACCATGTTCATCTGCTGTTGACCCCGGCCAAGACGGAAAGCGCCGGAATGCTGATGAAGGGGCTTGGCCAGCGCTATGTGCAATACATTAATCGTACGTATCGTCGCAGCGGCACGCTGTGGGAAGGTCGCTTCCGCTCCTGCTTGATGCAGGAGGAAAGTTATGTGCTGGCTTGCTATCGATACATTGAGATGAACCCGGTACGGGCCGGAATGGTGGAGCATCCGGCGGAATATCGCTGGTCGAGTTATCGGGTGAATGCCCAGGCCGAGCAATCGGCATTGATCAAGCGACATTCCTTGTACCAAGCGTTGGGTGAGGCGGATGGGGCACGGGCTGAGACCTATCGTGAGCTGTTTCGGCATCAGCTTGATCCTGGCTTGGTGGATCAGATCCGTTCAGTCACCAACGGGAACTATGCGCTTGGCAGTCCAAGGTTTGCGGCAGAGGTGGAGCGCGTGCTGGGGCGGAGGGTGATCCGCGGAAAGCCAGGGAGACCGAAACAAGCTGCTGAGGCTGACTGA